In one Cryptococcus deuterogattii R265 chromosome 9, complete sequence genomic region, the following are encoded:
- a CDS encoding 60S ribosomal protein L39: MPSQKTFIVKQKLAKKARQNRPLPQWFRLKTDNKIQYNAKRRHWRRTKLNL; encoded by the exons ATG CCTTCTCAAAAGACTTTCATCGTCAAGCAAAAGCTTGCCAAGAAGGCCAGACAAAACCGTCCACTCCCTCAGTGGTTCCGTCTGAAAACTGACA ACAAGATCCAA TACAACGCTAAACGTCGTCACTGGCGTCGAACCAAGCTCAACCTCTAA